In Anaerostipes hadrus ATCC 29173 = JCM 17467, a single genomic region encodes these proteins:
- a CDS encoding zinc-dependent alcohol dehydrogenase family protein produces MKAGVYYGVEDFRVAEFPEPELKEDGVKIAVKYCGVCGTDVHKFHGQCGSHPMKPPVPLGHEVSGVVVETGKHVTHFKVGDRVVADPNWGCGACFFCKNNMPHMCENGKGVVKGFAQYICPPESNVYHIPDHLSLREAALAEPLSCCLHGMDLLDVKLGDVVVVIGMGMIGSMMVKLCSIAGASHIIVIETQENKRESAKDYGATLFINPNVENVETVIAQNGIQNVDKVMECVGAKVTMRTAFEVAGKCATIVLFGLGKEGEAIDFYPYEAFRKELTIRASYVNPHTMERAVRLLSSNQFSASMFISKEIQLEEAEVELRTQKDSRYGKVLVHIS; encoded by the coding sequence ATGAAAGCAGGAGTTTATTACGGTGTAGAAGATTTCAGAGTGGCAGAATTTCCAGAACCAGAGCTTAAGGAAGATGGTGTAAAGATCGCAGTGAAGTATTGCGGAGTCTGTGGGACAGATGTACACAAATTTCATGGACAGTGTGGATCACATCCAATGAAACCGCCAGTTCCTTTAGGTCATGAAGTGTCTGGAGTTGTTGTAGAAACAGGAAAACATGTAACACATTTTAAAGTTGGAGACCGCGTAGTCGCTGATCCAAACTGGGGATGTGGGGCATGTTTTTTTTGTAAAAATAATATGCCGCATATGTGCGAGAACGGAAAAGGTGTGGTAAAAGGATTTGCACAATATATTTGCCCTCCAGAGTCAAATGTATATCATATTCCTGATCATTTAAGCCTTAGAGAAGCAGCACTGGCGGAGCCATTATCCTGCTGCCTTCATGGAATGGATCTGCTGGATGTGAAGTTAGGCGATGTTGTTGTAGTGATTGGAATGGGAATGATCGGAAGTATGATGGTAAAACTTTGCAGTATTGCTGGTGCATCACATATCATCGTCATAGAAACACAGGAAAATAAAAGAGAAAGTGCCAAAGATTACGGCGCAACTTTATTTATCAATCCAAATGTGGAAAATGTGGAAACGGTAATTGCACAAAATGGAATTCAAAATGTTGATAAAGTCATGGAATGTGTTGGTGCAAAGGTAACAATGCGGACAGCATTTGAGGTTGCAGGAAAATGTGCGACGATTGTTTTATTTGGCCTTGGTAAAGAAGGAGAAGCCATCGATTTTTATCCATATGAAGCATTTAGAAAAGAACTGACGATCCGTGCATCCTATGTAAATCCGCATACAATGGAGCGTGCCGTACGTTTATTATCAAGTAATCAGTTCTCAGCTTCTATGTTTATCAGCAAAGAAATCCAGTTAGAAGAAGCGGAAGTAGAGCTGAGAACACAAAAGGATTCAAGATACGGAAAAGTTCTGGTACACATTTCCTGA
- a CDS encoding PTS system mannose/fructose/sorbose family transporter subunit IID: MAEEKKEQVKLQKKDLVKHWLLGYSSETCYNYERLQALGTTNAMVPIVRRLYKTKEEQAKALKKYTVFFNTEPSWIGTVIHGVAASMEEQAANGADIDAEDINAVRTGLMGPMAGIGDTVSQGIAYPILAGIACSLALAGNIAGPIIFEIAYKILMLGMGYAMYMMGYKQGKSAILKILSAGTLNKITEIFSIVGLMVVGNMAATRVTIKTPIAFKIGQVAINFQNILDSLLPGMLPLLATLLVWKLLNKKVKATYIIVILFVVGIIASLTGILAVAS, translated from the coding sequence ATGGCAGAAGAAAAGAAAGAACAGGTAAAATTACAGAAAAAAGATTTGGTAAAACACTGGTTGTTAGGATATTCCAGTGAAACCTGCTACAACTATGAACGACTTCAGGCACTTGGAACTACAAATGCAATGGTACCAATCGTACGTCGTTTATATAAGACAAAAGAAGAACAGGCAAAAGCATTAAAGAAATACACAGTATTCTTCAACACAGAGCCATCTTGGATCGGAACAGTTATCCATGGTGTTGCAGCATCTATGGAAGAGCAGGCAGCCAATGGTGCAGATATTGATGCAGAAGATATCAATGCAGTACGTACAGGTCTGATGGGACCTATGGCTGGTATCGGTGATACAGTTTCACAGGGAATCGCTTATCCAATCCTTGCTGGTATCGCATGTAGTCTTGCATTAGCAGGAAATATTGCAGGACCAATCATCTTTGAAATTGCATATAAGATCTTAATGTTAGGTATGGGATATGCAATGTACATGATGGGATATAAACAAGGTAAATCAGCAATCTTAAAAATTTTAAGTGCGGGAACATTAAATAAGATCACAGAAATCTTTAGTATCGTAGGTCTGATGGTAGTCGGAAACATGGCAGCAACCCGTGTAACGATCAAGACACCAATCGCATTTAAGATTGGTCAGGTAGCAATCAACTTCCAGAACATTTTGGATTCACTATTACCAGGAATGCTTCCATTATTAGCAACATTATTAGTATGGAAATTATTGAACAAGAAAGTAAAAGCAACCTATATTATCGTTATCTTATTTGTAGTCGGAATCATTGCTTCCTTAACAGGAATCTTAGCCGTTGCTTCATAA
- a CDS encoding PTS mannose/fructose/sorbose/N-acetylgalactosamine transporter subunit IIC has product MLISAILVALIAIGSQWWFSHTITRTWLYPIWAGFMVAVVMGDPINGMKAAAYIQLTYLGWITAGGTMPGNLMVAGVFGTALTIISGASPSLAPTFAVPFSLLGILINQAYMTINAFWVHKADKYLEQGNITGVRLMNYVPSGITSTILYGVPAFCLVYFGGDFATKALAAIPQNIIDALNVVGALMPALGIAMLLSFLAKKKIVAFFFIGYFATVYAKLDTMAITIFAACVGVLIYLFTMKKEGEEE; this is encoded by the coding sequence ATGTTAATTTCAGCAATCTTAGTTGCCCTTATTGCGATCGGAAGCCAATGGTGGTTCAGCCACACAATCACAAGAACATGGCTGTATCCAATCTGGGCAGGATTCATGGTAGCAGTCGTTATGGGGGACCCAATCAATGGTATGAAAGCAGCCGCTTACATCCAGCTTACTTATTTAGGATGGATCACAGCCGGAGGTACAATGCCAGGAAACTTAATGGTAGCCGGAGTCTTCGGTACAGCATTAACAATTATTTCTGGAGCATCACCAAGTTTAGCACCAACATTTGCAGTGCCATTTAGTTTATTAGGTATTTTGATCAATCAGGCATATATGACTATCAACGCTTTTTGGGTACATAAAGCAGATAAATATCTGGAACAGGGAAATATTACAGGTGTTCGTTTAATGAACTATGTACCATCAGGAATCACATCAACAATTCTTTATGGAGTGCCAGCATTTTGCTTAGTTTATTTCGGAGGAGATTTTGCAACAAAAGCACTTGCAGCAATTCCACAGAATATCATCGATGCATTAAACGTTGTAGGTGCATTAATGCCAGCATTAGGAATCGCAATGTTATTAAGTTTTCTTGCTAAGAAAAAGATCGTTGCATTTTTCTTCATTGGATACTTCGCAACTGTATATGCCAAATTGGACACAATGGCAATCACAATCTTCGCAGCATGCGTTGGTGTCTTAATCTACTTATTCACAATGAAGAAAGAAGGAGAGGAGGAATAA
- a CDS encoding PTS sugar transporter subunit IIA: MVGIAVISHGGLCEGILDSVSMVAGTMEQTESVSLKPGVSPDTYKEELRETIQRLDTGDGVVVFVDLMGGTPFNTICMLSEELNVHIVTGLNMAMLITAALQKSDEITMDELAILCEQAGTEGIKTLKR; encoded by the coding sequence ATGGTAGGAATCGCAGTAATCAGCCATGGAGGATTATGTGAAGGAATTTTAGATAGTGTTTCCATGGTAGCAGGAACAATGGAGCAAACAGAAAGTGTTTCCTTAAAGCCAGGAGTCAGCCCAGATACATACAAAGAAGAATTAAGAGAAACGATTCAGAGATTAGATACTGGAGATGGAGTTGTAGTATTCGTTGACTTAATGGGTGGTACACCATTTAATACGATCTGTATGCTAAGTGAAGAATTAAATGTTCATATCGTAACAGGATTAAATATGGCAATGCTGATTACAGCAGCACTGCAAAAATCTGATGAGATTACGATGGATGAACTGGCAATCCTTTGTGAACAGGCAGGAACAGAAGGAATCAAAACATTAAAAAGGTAG